ACACCAGCTCCTCCCCCAACACCCGCACCGCCTGCGGAATATCGCGCAAATCCCGCACCGTCCCCACCACCACCCAGTAACGCCGAAACCACTCCCCCGCCGGCGTCCCCCGCCCCACCCGCGGGATGTCCGCCAGCGTAATTTTCCTGCCCCTGCGTTTGGCGGCTGCTTTCACGACTGGACTCCTCGGGTTTTTTCTCGCTTCACCTTCCGATGCCGCGGGTTCCTAGCCTCCGAATCCGTATTCTTTCCACCGCCGCGCCACCTGCTCGCGCATCGCCGGCTCCGGCTCGGCCACCTCCCCCCGAAAATTCTCCTTGGTGGTAAGATCCAGCATCAGCTTCGAGGTCACGCCGTCGGCCGTCGCCGAAGGCTCCAGCGAGCTGGTGATCCCGCGAGGAATCACGTACATGTCCGTGGCGGGCTGGAAGCGGGTGGTGAGCGCCCAGAGAACCTCGTTCGGGTCGTAGATATTGATGTCCTCGTCCACCACGATCACGTGCTTCCATTTTCCGCTTCGGGTGTAGAGCGCCGCGCCCAAGATGTTGTCCACGATGCCGGGCCGCTTCAGGCGCTTCTCGAGCTGCAGGATGAGAACGATGGAGACTCCCCACGGCGGAGCATACGCCTTTTTCAGCGCCGGATAGGCCGGCTTGAGTTCCTGATACGCCGCCACCGCATAGGTGAGCGCATCGACGTAGAGGTGCTCGTGCGGCGGCTTCCCAAGCCAGATGTTGTGGTAGATCGGGTTGCGGCGATGGGTCAGCGCCTTGATGGTCATGATGCGCTCGTTCGGAACCTGCCGGGTCGTGTAGCCGCAGAACTCACCGAAGGGGCCTTCGTTGCCGACCTTCGCGGGGATCGCCAGCTCTCCCTCGAGGACGAATTCCGAAAACGCCGGGACCTCCAGGTCGATCGTCCGGCAGCGGACCACGTCGATCGGAGCGCCGGCCAATCCGCCAGCGATCTCGAGCTCGTAGACGCCGATGCGGGGCTCGAACTGCGAGGCGACGTAGACCGCCGGCGGCACGCCGATGCAGACCGCGACCTCGAATTTCTTCTGGCCGCGCTTCTCCGCGTTCTTCATGAAATCGTAGCCGTCATGCCCGGGGGTGAAGCGAATCGTGACCTCGTTCTTGGAGACGAGCATCATCCGGTAGATCGACAGGTTCTTGCCGTACTCTTCGTCCTTGATGATGACGTGCCCGGCGGTGATGTAAGGCCCGCCGTCCCGCGGATTGTTGGTGCAGATGGGGAGCCGGGTGAGATCAACCTGATCGCCCTCGTACACGATCTCCTGGCACGGGCCGTCGGACACGAGCCGCGGCGGAGTCGGACGGCTCGCCCGCTTCACGGTTTCCTCGAAAACCTCGCGCTCCGAGAGACCCAACGCCAGTGCGACGCGCCGATCGCTCGCGAGCAACTGCCCGACCACCGGTATCGCCGAACCCTTCGGCTGCTCGAAGACCACGGCCGGGCTGCCGGGCTTTTCGTTCATGAGCTTGCACACCGCGCCGATCTCGTGCCTGGGATCGACGGGGACTCTGACGCGGTGCAGCTCGCCTTCGCGTTCGAGGACTTTCAGGAATTCTCTTAAATCCATCTCGAGGCGCCCGGTCACGCCGCTGCGACCGGCTGGCCGCACCATAAGCCCTGCATTGCAGTCATGTCAATCTTGAAGTATTTAACTCTCCGTCAAGTAAATTTTTATGGAGCTCCGCCAGCTGAAGAGCCTGTGCCTGATCGCGCGCTACGGCAGCGTCAAGGAGGCCGCCAAGCGGTGCTTTCTTACCTCCTCCGCGGTCTCCCTGCAGATCAAGACGCTCGAGAAGGAGCTCGGCGTCAAGCTCTTCGAGCAGGCGGGGCGGCGGCTGGTGTTGACCCCGAAGGGGGAAACGCTGCGCGAGGACGCCGAGAAAATCCTGGCGCTCGTTCGCGAAGCGACGGAAAGAGCGGTCACCGCGACGACGGAGTTCACCGGCAAGATCGTGCTGGTCGCGCCGGCCTGCCTGCGGAATTACTATCTGCCGGCAATCGCCCGCTTCCGCGCTACCTATCCGTCCATCCGGCTCACGATCCTGGCGCGGCCGCACACGGAAGCGCCGTCGACCATCTCTTCGGGGGAGGCGGACCTCGCGATGGGGCTCTTCGATCAGCTCATGCCCGACATGGAACAGCTGTCTCTCGTCGCGCCCAAGCTGAAGGCGATCGTTCCGCTGCGCCATGCGCTGGCGTTCAAGCGGCGCGTCGGGCTGGCCGAGCTCGCCGAGCATCCCCTGGTCCTGCTGCAGCCGGGCACGACGACCAGAAAGGTCGTCGACGGCGGCTTCCGCAAGGCCCGGCTGTCGCTCAGGATCGGGATGGAGGCGAGTACCTGCACCGAGATCAAGCGCTACGTGGCGAACGGCATCGGCGTCGGCATCGTTCACGACATCTGCATCGATCCCGCGGACGCGAGCCGCTTCCGGCTGCTGGGCGTCGAGCGGTTTTTCCCGCACCCCGAAGCCAAGCTGATCTACCGCCGGCCGAAAGATCTGTCGGCGGGCGAGAAGCAGCTCGTTCAATTCCTGCAGTCTCCTTCTTAGCGTGCGGCGCCGCCGCGCCCGCTGGCCTTTCGATCTCGTGATGGTATAGTGGCGGCCGTGGCGAAGATCGTGGTCACCGGCGGCAGCGGCCGTCTCGGGCGGTTCGTGATTCGCGAGCTCCTCGAGCGCGGCTACGAGGTGCTGAGCCTCGATCGCCTGCCGCCAGCCGAAGCGCTGTGTCCGTCGTGGCTCGCCGACCTCAGACGGGCTTCGGATCTCTACGAGGCGCTGGCCGGCGCGGCCGGCATCGTGCATCTCGGAGCATACCAGGCGCCCAACCTCGCGCCGGACACGGAAACTTTCGGCAACAACGTGGTTTCCACGTACAACGTGCTCAAGGCGGCCGCGGACCTCGGCGTCGCGAGGGTCGTCGTAGGGTCGAGCATCGCCGCCTACGGCTTCCTCTACGCGCCGCGTTTCTGGACGCCGGAGTATCTCCCGCTCGACGAGGACCATCCTTGCCGGCCACAAGACCCCTATGGACTGTCGAAGCTCGTGGGAGAGGAGGTCGCGCGTTCTTTCGCGGCTTCGCGCCCGATGTCGATTGCCAGCCTGCGCCTGGCCGGCGTCAACTTCGATCCCACGTTTCGGAGCTTTCCGGAGAGATGGAAGAACCCCGAGAAGAGACGGAACGGCTTCTGGACCTACATCGACGCGCGCGACGCGGCCGAGGCCTGCCGGCTCGCCCTCGAGG
Above is a genomic segment from Candidatus Zixiibacteriota bacterium containing:
- a CDS encoding LysR family transcriptional regulator gives rise to the protein MELRQLKSLCLIARYGSVKEAAKRCFLTSSAVSLQIKTLEKELGVKLFEQAGRRLVLTPKGETLREDAEKILALVREATERAVTATTEFTGKIVLVAPACLRNYYLPAIARFRATYPSIRLTILARPHTEAPSTISSGEADLAMGLFDQLMPDMEQLSLVAPKLKAIVPLRHALAFKRRVGLAELAEHPLVLLQPGTTTRKVVDGGFRKARLSLRIGMEASTCTEIKRYVANGIGVGIVHDICIDPADASRFRLLGVERFFPHPEAKLIYRRPKDLSAGEKQLVQFLQSPS
- a CDS encoding UbiD family decarboxylase → MDLREFLKVLEREGELHRVRVPVDPRHEIGAVCKLMNEKPGSPAVVFEQPKGSAIPVVGQLLASDRRVALALGLSEREVFEETVKRASRPTPPRLVSDGPCQEIVYEGDQVDLTRLPICTNNPRDGGPYITAGHVIIKDEEYGKNLSIYRMMLVSKNEVTIRFTPGHDGYDFMKNAEKRGQKKFEVAVCIGVPPAVYVASQFEPRIGVYELEIAGGLAGAPIDVVRCRTIDLEVPAFSEFVLEGELAIPAKVGNEGPFGEFCGYTTRQVPNERIMTIKALTHRRNPIYHNIWLGKPPHEHLYVDALTYAVAAYQELKPAYPALKKAYAPPWGVSIVLILQLEKRLKRPGIVDNILGAALYTRSGKWKHVIVVDEDINIYDPNEVLWALTTRFQPATDMYVIPRGITSSLEPSATADGVTSKLMLDLTTKENFRGEVAEPEPAMREQVARRWKEYGFGG
- a CDS encoding NAD(P)-dependent oxidoreductase, whose protein sequence is MAAVAKIVVTGGSGRLGRFVIRELLERGYEVLSLDRLPPAEALCPSWLADLRRASDLYEALAGAAGIVHLGAYQAPNLAPDTETFGNNVVSTYNVLKAAADLGVARVVVGSSIAAYGFLYAPRFWTPEYLPLDEDHPCRPQDPYGLSKLVGEEVARSFAASRPMSIASLRLAGVNFDPTFRSFPERWKNPEKRRNGFWTYIDARDAAEACRLALEADFTGHEIFNAAAPTSAMPEPTDDLVRRFLPDLPRIKEGFSGNWSGLDSSKAEKILGLRCRHLWQNYLDAAGRQK